The Halobellus sp. MBLA0158 genome has a window encoding:
- a CDS encoding DUF7504 family protein translates to MAVNDLQGPDVRLIERTPLRGDSQALAQILPALSPETWAFHIDYVWSPTARLQQWSDHAEEGPAEIGIVHTGYAVPDAGAIGDVSDSLGFSTTFSYVSEPGDLVQIGLELVKFFKRVPQNAPAVVSVDSISLMLQYASVDDVCRFVDRSQDIIAARDAVARYYFTPEAHDSETVERIRSRFS, encoded by the coding sequence ATGGCCGTCAACGACTTACAGGGTCCGGACGTGCGCCTGATCGAACGAACGCCGCTCCGGGGTGATTCCCAGGCCCTCGCCCAAATACTTCCCGCGCTGTCCCCAGAGACGTGGGCCTTCCACATCGATTATGTGTGGTCGCCTACCGCCAGACTTCAGCAGTGGTCCGACCACGCGGAGGAGGGCCCGGCCGAAATCGGGATCGTCCACACCGGCTACGCCGTGCCCGACGCTGGCGCTATCGGCGACGTCAGTGACTCGCTCGGCTTCTCGACGACGTTTTCGTACGTCTCCGAGCCCGGCGATCTGGTCCAGATCGGCCTGGAACTGGTCAAATTCTTCAAACGAGTCCCCCAGAACGCTCCGGCGGTCGTCAGCGTCGATTCGATCTCCTTGATGCTTCAGTACGCTTCGGTGGATGACGTCTGTCGCTTCGTCGATCGAAGCCAGGACATCATCGCCGCACGGGACGCCGTCGCGCGCTATTACTTCACACCGGAGGCGCACGACTCGGAGACCGTCGAGCGGATCCGATCGCGGTTTTCATAG
- a CDS encoding glycosyltransferase family 2 protein yields the protein MTSTRTIQGNQSIDGPEREGESLLLGPDSDIAPTVSVVMPTMNEEDGIAECIQRVRNAVRESGYHTEVIISDDSTDRTPEIARDLGAIVVEPDDQGYGYAYRYAFERCRGDYIIIGDADTTYDFEQFPKLLDPVVRGDADMVMGSRLDGEIKEGAMPALHQYVGNPLLTRFLNLFYDAGVSDAHSGFRAFRADMLPELDLSTTGMEFASEMIMEAGARDLTIEEIPITYHEREGDATLDSFRDGWRHVRFMLLNAPGYLFSVPGAVMGALGVMVMMLAFLDISISGVSFGIHSAIAGSLFVLVGYQVGSLSVFATVASDPIQRPNDPITDALIEQLNLEHIATIGLVIYTAGLLYAGWLVVQWAQTGFTRLPMVVGDVLAFTAIVLGIQTIFNAFFLSAVAGE from the coding sequence ATGACCTCTACACGAACCATCCAAGGAAACCAATCGATCGACGGGCCCGAGAGAGAGGGCGAAAGTCTCCTACTCGGCCCAGACAGTGACATCGCGCCGACGGTCAGCGTCGTGATGCCCACGATGAACGAAGAGGACGGCATCGCAGAGTGCATCCAACGGGTGCGGAACGCGGTACGGGAATCGGGATACCACACGGAGGTGATCATCAGCGACGACTCGACCGACCGGACGCCTGAGATCGCACGGGACCTGGGCGCGATCGTCGTCGAACCCGACGATCAGGGATACGGGTACGCCTATCGATACGCGTTCGAGCGGTGTCGCGGCGACTACATCATCATCGGCGACGCCGACACCACATACGACTTCGAGCAGTTCCCCAAACTTCTGGATCCGGTCGTCCGCGGAGACGCCGATATGGTGATGGGGAGCCGACTCGACGGCGAAATCAAAGAGGGCGCGATGCCGGCGTTGCACCAGTACGTCGGCAATCCGCTGCTCACCCGCTTCTTGAATCTCTTCTACGACGCCGGCGTCAGTGACGCGCACTCGGGATTCCGGGCGTTTCGAGCCGATATGCTGCCGGAGCTCGACCTCAGCACTACGGGAATGGAGTTCGCCTCCGAGATGATTATGGAAGCCGGCGCGCGCGACCTCACGATCGAGGAGATTCCCATCACCTACCACGAACGCGAAGGCGACGCGACGCTGGACAGTTTCCGGGACGGCTGGCGGCACGTCCGCTTTATGCTCCTGAACGCGCCGGGCTACCTGTTCTCGGTCCCTGGGGCCGTGATGGGCGCACTCGGCGTTATGGTGATGATGCTGGCGTTCCTTGATATCTCGATCTCGGGGGTCTCCTTCGGGATCCACTCGGCGATCGCGGGCTCGCTCTTCGTCCTCGTCGGCTATCAGGTCGGGAGCCTGAGCGTGTTTGCGACCGTCGCCAGCGATCCGATCCAGCGACCGAACGATCCGATCACCGACGCGCTCATCGAGCAACTGAACCTCGAACACATCGCGACTATCGGGCTCGTGATCTACACCGCCGGCCTCCTGTATGCCGGGTGGCTGGTCGTCCAGTGGGCACAGACTGGCTTCACCAGACTGCCGATGGTCGTCGGTGACGTGCTCGCGTTCACGGCCATCGTCCTCGGCATCCAGACCATCTTTAACGCGTTCTTCCTCAGCGCCGTGGCCGGAGAGTAG
- a CDS encoding metal-dependent hydrolase: MFVGHAMLAFALAALAAEWRGWPTRRALAVGVAAGAFAALPDIDVAYALFAVDGSAVVAAADADAFWSAANRVHRSMTHSLVVAAVVAPAVALATLRAGEAGRTRLARSVGVALLIGLVGVALAVSGALGGFVMGAFVVAGVVLAAAVRQYADLSPRALAAAAVIGLATHPWGDLFTGEPPELLYPFGLAVFDGRVALHADPTLHLLGAFAVELATIWLAVLVVVRLTDGSVGPVFDRSVTLGAAYSVAPLLLVPPTLDVSYHFVFSILAVGLACGAVAWARSLLASDGDGNFRRLSTGRSHLLRASLSYAVIALSGVTIALFGYTAVYITL, translated from the coding sequence GTGTTCGTCGGCCACGCGATGCTCGCGTTCGCCCTCGCGGCTCTGGCCGCAGAGTGGCGCGGCTGGCCGACGCGCCGCGCTCTGGCGGTCGGCGTCGCGGCCGGCGCCTTCGCGGCCCTGCCCGATATCGACGTCGCGTACGCCCTGTTCGCAGTTGACGGGTCCGCGGTCGTCGCCGCTGCCGACGCCGACGCGTTCTGGAGTGCGGCGAACCGCGTCCACCGCTCGATGACCCACTCGCTCGTCGTCGCGGCCGTCGTCGCCCCCGCCGTCGCGCTGGCGACGCTCCGCGCCGGCGAGGCCGGGCGCACGCGACTCGCCCGGAGCGTCGGCGTCGCGTTACTGATCGGCTTGGTCGGCGTCGCGCTGGCCGTGAGCGGCGCGCTCGGCGGCTTCGTGATGGGCGCGTTCGTCGTCGCCGGCGTCGTGCTCGCGGCCGCCGTGCGGCAGTACGCCGATCTCTCGCCGCGCGCACTGGCGGCCGCGGCAGTGATCGGTCTCGCCACTCACCCGTGGGGAGATCTGTTCACGGGCGAACCTCCGGAACTGCTGTATCCGTTTGGCCTGGCGGTGTTCGACGGGCGCGTGGCCCTGCACGCCGATCCGACGCTGCACCTCTTGGGGGCGTTCGCCGTCGAACTGGCGACGATCTGGCTCGCCGTCCTGGTCGTAGTGCGGCTTACCGACGGCTCCGTCGGCCCGGTCTTCGATCGGAGTGTCACCCTCGGTGCGGCGTACAGTGTTGCGCCGTTGCTGTTGGTCCCGCCGACGCTCGACGTGTCGTACCACTTCGTGTTCTCGATCCTGGCGGTCGGATTGGCCTGTGGCGCCGTCGCGTGGGCGCGGTCGTTGCTCGCATCGGACGGGGACGGGAATTTCCGCCGATTGTCGACGGGGCGGTCCCACCTTCTACGGGCCAGTCTCTCGTATGCAGTGATCGCACTGAGCGGCGTCACTATCGCGCTGTTCGGGTACACGGCGGTCTACATCACGCTCTAG
- a CDS encoding aminotransferase class V-fold PLP-dependent enzyme: MDTPADIREAVPAFDDVRYLNTGASGPSPRPVVEAAQAALEAHEWDAAGDPGPYPHAFERYDEARGDVAAFVGADEDEIALTQSTTDGINRIASAIDWEPGDVIVRTDLEHPAGILPWQRLERDGCEVRVAPTIEGRIDRDAYRDAVADAKLVCLSALTWNYGTHLPVAELVADAHDAGARVLVDAVQVPGQTDVDVSAWGADAVAMASHKWMLGLWGAGFLYVDTDAAPDFHPGQIGYRGIERFDDASYELKPGAARFEVGTTSPAPYAALSKSIDVLEGVGLDTIEAHIRELATRFVDHVPDDRLISPAEPESGLVTVRVDDPETTVERLNEEYNVAIRSLPNPAGAVRASLHVYNTAEDVDRLVTGLDEIGW; this comes from the coding sequence ATGGATACGCCAGCCGATATCCGCGAGGCGGTCCCGGCGTTCGACGACGTTCGGTATCTGAACACCGGCGCCAGCGGCCCCAGTCCCCGTCCCGTCGTGGAAGCCGCACAGGCGGCACTGGAAGCCCACGAGTGGGACGCCGCCGGCGATCCCGGGCCGTATCCCCACGCGTTCGAGCGGTACGACGAGGCCCGCGGCGACGTCGCCGCCTTCGTCGGCGCCGACGAAGACGAGATCGCGCTCACACAGAGCACCACCGACGGCATCAACCGCATCGCCTCGGCGATCGACTGGGAGCCCGGCGACGTGATCGTCCGCACCGATCTCGAACACCCCGCCGGAATCCTCCCGTGGCAGCGCCTCGAACGCGACGGCTGCGAGGTCCGGGTCGCGCCCACTATCGAGGGGCGCATCGATCGCGACGCCTACCGCGACGCCGTCGCCGACGCGAAGCTCGTGTGTCTGAGCGCGCTCACCTGGAACTACGGCACGCACCTCCCCGTCGCCGAACTCGTCGCGGACGCCCACGACGCGGGGGCGCGCGTCCTCGTCGACGCCGTGCAGGTCCCCGGACAGACCGATGTCGACGTCTCGGCGTGGGGCGCAGACGCCGTCGCGATGGCGAGTCACAAGTGGATGCTCGGGCTCTGGGGGGCCGGCTTCCTGTACGTGGACACGGATGCCGCACCCGACTTCCACCCCGGCCAGATCGGCTACCGCGGCATCGAGCGCTTCGACGACGCTAGCTACGAGCTCAAGCCCGGCGCGGCGCGGTTCGAGGTCGGCACCACGAGCCCCGCGCCGTACGCCGCGCTCTCGAAGTCGATCGACGTCCTCGAAGGCGTCGGTCTCGACACGATCGAGGCCCACATCCGTGAACTCGCCACGCGGTTCGTCGACCACGTCCCCGACGACCGGCTGATCAGCCCGGCGGAGCCGGAGTCGGGCCTCGTCACCGTCCGCGTCGACGACCCCGAGACCACCGTCGAGCGACTCAACGAGGAGTACAACGTCGCTATCAGATCGCTTCCGAATCCGGCGGGCGCCGTGCGCGCTTCGCTCCACGTGTACAACACCGCAGAAGACGTCGACCGACTCGTGACCGGCCTCGACGAAATCGGGTGGTGA
- a CDS encoding winged helix-turn-helix transcriptional regulator → MSESHNRSNAPKSIRQRRILDLAADEPDASYADIAERVPSASADLVERVLEEYGDPAPPMPAPADGDVDESEDDTESETPNQDGDASGHSDAEATPARVDLDSLSAKDRETLRAIYEHPSATQQEIADVLDVSRATVSNRIRDIDGFEWADRASLTAALFGSDDDGASTTDKDDSSTDADSAREAEIAKDDATSESPDEIASEPDGTPTTDTISEPGAEAEASHAPDIAAEDVDRLTDAVEELSDRLGAVERRLDAIEADAGERESKREDPEASPFDDPEFVHKVVHACMDAEQVTEDEERRLIRAVLQR, encoded by the coding sequence ATGAGTGAATCACACAACCGATCGAACGCTCCGAAGTCGATCCGTCAACGGCGGATCCTCGATCTCGCGGCCGACGAACCGGACGCGTCGTACGCCGACATCGCCGAGCGCGTCCCGAGCGCATCGGCGGATCTGGTCGAACGCGTCCTCGAAGAATACGGCGACCCGGCGCCGCCGATGCCCGCTCCAGCCGACGGCGATGTGGACGAGTCGGAGGACGACACCGAATCCGAAACCCCGAATCAGGACGGCGACGCGTCCGGCCACTCGGACGCGGAGGCCACACCCGCCCGGGTCGATTTGGACTCGCTGTCGGCGAAGGACCGCGAGACGCTGCGCGCCATCTACGAGCATCCGTCCGCGACCCAGCAGGAAATCGCCGACGTTCTGGACGTCTCGCGCGCGACGGTGAGCAACCGCATCCGCGACATCGACGGCTTCGAGTGGGCTGATCGGGCGTCGCTGACGGCTGCCCTCTTCGGTTCCGACGACGACGGTGCCTCAACAACAGACAAGGATGATTCCAGTACGGACGCGGACTCCGCCCGCGAAGCGGAGATCGCGAAAGATGATGCGACGTCGGAATCGCCGGATGAGATCGCCTCGGAGCCGGATGGCACCCCCACCACGGACACCATATCCGAACCGGGCGCAGAGGCCGAAGCGAGTCACGCTCCAGACATCGCTGCCGAAGATGTCGACCGACTCACCGACGCCGTGGAGGAACTCTCAGACCGGCTCGGGGCCGTGGAACGCCGGCTGGACGCGATCGAAGCCGACGCCGGCGAGCGGGAGAGCAAGCGCGAAGACCCGGAGGCGTCGCCCTTCGACGATCCCGAGTTCGTCCACAAGGTCGTCCACGCGTGTATGGACGCCGAGCAGGTCACCGAAGACGAAGAGCGGCGGCTTATCCGGGCCGTACTGCAGCGCTGA
- a CDS encoding NAD-dependent epimerase/dehydratase family protein, which translates to MQGKRVLVTGGAGFIGSNLANTLAADNHVIALDNGYLGTPANLSDDVEYVEADVLDDGLPTDVDVVYHLAALSSRQMLEENPRQGARVNIEGFVNVVEQAREDGCDTFVYASTSSAYGSRTEPSPEDMDLEASTGYDASMLGRERYAEYYNDFYDDLSLAGTRFFSVYQGYGGNEEHKGEYANTVSQFADKIASGESPVLWGDGTQTRDFTHVDDIVRGLVRTAEAELAGVYNLGTGDPYSFNEMVEMINDVLGTDVEPEYEPIPLENYVHDTCADITRIREATGWEPQIDFEEGVRRVCEPYLDD; encoded by the coding sequence ATGCAAGGAAAGCGGGTACTCGTCACCGGCGGTGCGGGGTTCATCGGATCGAACCTCGCCAATACGCTCGCGGCGGACAACCACGTCATCGCGCTCGACAACGGCTATCTCGGCACGCCCGCGAACCTCTCCGACGACGTGGAATACGTCGAAGCCGACGTCCTCGACGACGGCCTCCCGACGGACGTCGACGTCGTCTACCACCTCGCGGCGCTGTCCTCCCGACAGATGCTCGAAGAGAACCCCCGGCAGGGCGCACGGGTCAACATCGAGGGCTTCGTCAACGTCGTCGAGCAGGCTCGCGAGGACGGTTGTGACACCTTCGTATACGCCTCGACGTCGTCGGCGTACGGGAGTCGGACCGAACCGAGCCCCGAGGATATGGACCTCGAAGCGTCGACGGGCTACGACGCGTCGATGCTCGGGCGGGAGCGCTACGCGGAGTACTACAACGACTTCTACGACGACCTCTCGCTCGCGGGAACGCGGTTCTTCTCCGTCTATCAGGGCTACGGCGGCAACGAGGAACACAAAGGCGAGTACGCGAACACGGTGTCACAGTTCGCCGACAAGATCGCCAGCGGCGAGTCGCCGGTGCTGTGGGGCGACGGCACCCAGACGCGGGACTTCACGCACGTCGACGACATCGTCCGCGGTCTCGTTCGCACGGCCGAAGCGGAACTCGCCGGCGTCTACAACCTCGGGACGGGCGATCCGTACTCGTTCAACGAGATGGTCGAGATGATCAACGACGTCCTCGGGACCGACGTCGAACCGGAGTACGAGCCGATCCCGCTGGAGAACTACGTCCACGACACCTGCGCGGACATCACGCGGATCCGCGAGGCCACCGGCTGGGAGCCCCAGATCGACTTCGAGGAGGGCGTCCGGCGGGTGTGTGAGCCCTATTTAGACGACTGA
- a CDS encoding HVO_A0556 family zinc finger protein, with translation MSDQESTRRDPEQLLDRMETADCHYCDGDLDVGEYKDSAAILCEDCGTPAVRVW, from the coding sequence ATGTCGGATCAGGAGTCGACGCGGCGGGATCCCGAACAGCTACTCGATCGAATGGAGACTGCGGACTGTCACTACTGCGACGGCGACCTCGACGTCGGAGAGTACAAGGACTCCGCGGCGATCCTCTGTGAGGACTGCGGGACGCCAGCCGTCCGCGTGTGGTGA
- a CDS encoding NAD-dependent epimerase/dehydratase family protein — translation MDLTEKRVVVTGGAGLIGSHLAAHLRADNDVVVADDLSKGTRDRVPDGVEFVEADLTDESDVARVVTDDVDVVFHLAAYTDTNYDKPRQLFEENSAMTYNVLERIDEVGVEHVVFTSSSTVYGEAPRPTPEDYAPLEPISIYGASKLADESLLSTYAHSYGMTAWCFRFANIVGPRQRGNVIPDFIEKLLEDPETLEILGDGRQEKSYLHVEECVDAICHVVEHADEALNIYNLGTRTTTSVNRIADIVADEMGLDPEYTYTGGDRGWTGDVPKMRLSIEKLSALGWEPSQSSDEAVRRAAQGLVEELRAEHEAA, via the coding sequence ATGGATCTGACCGAAAAGCGCGTGGTCGTGACGGGCGGTGCGGGCCTCATCGGGTCGCACCTCGCCGCCCACCTCCGCGCCGACAACGACGTCGTGGTCGCCGACGACCTCTCGAAGGGGACGCGCGACCGCGTTCCCGACGGCGTCGAGTTCGTCGAGGCCGACCTGACCGACGAATCCGACGTCGCGCGCGTCGTCACCGACGACGTCGACGTCGTGTTCCACCTCGCGGCCTACACCGACACCAACTACGACAAGCCCCGCCAACTGTTCGAGGAGAATTCGGCGATGACCTACAACGTCCTCGAACGGATAGACGAGGTCGGCGTCGAGCACGTCGTCTTCACCTCGTCGTCGACCGTCTACGGCGAGGCGCCGCGACCGACGCCCGAGGACTACGCGCCGCTGGAGCCGATCTCGATCTACGGCGCGTCGAAGCTCGCCGACGAGTCGCTGCTGTCCACCTACGCGCACTCCTACGGGATGACGGCGTGGTGCTTCCGCTTCGCCAACATCGTCGGGCCGCGCCAGCGCGGCAACGTCATCCCCGACTTCATCGAGAAACTCCTCGAAGATCCGGAGACGCTCGAAATCCTCGGCGACGGCCGCCAGGAGAAGTCGTACCTCCACGTCGAGGAGTGCGTCGACGCCATCTGCCACGTCGTCGAACACGCCGACGAGGCGCTGAACATCTACAACCTCGGCACGCGGACGACGACGTCGGTCAACCGCATCGCCGACATCGTCGCTGACGAGATGGGCCTCGATCCCGAGTACACCTACACGGGCGGCGACCGCGGGTGGACGGGCGACGTGCCGAAGATGCGGCTGTCGATCGAGAAGCTCTCGGCCCTCGGCTGGGAGCCGAGCCAGTCCAGCGACGAGGCGGTCCGTCGCGCGGCGCAGGGCCTCGTCGAGGAACTCCGCGCCGAGCACGAAGCGGCATAG
- a CDS encoding secondary thiamine-phosphate synthase enzyme YjbQ, translating to MSFQVETGERVDVRDVTAEVAAAVPADVERGVCTVFVPHTTAGVVVNENESRLRADLTRALDSIVPRGDGYEHDAIDDNADAHLRAMLLGESVSIPVADGSLDLGTWQSVLFVESDGPRTRSVEVVTTRS from the coding sequence ATGTCGTTCCAAGTCGAGACGGGCGAACGCGTCGACGTCCGCGACGTGACGGCCGAGGTCGCGGCGGCGGTCCCGGCGGACGTCGAACGCGGCGTCTGTACGGTGTTCGTCCCGCACACGACCGCGGGCGTCGTCGTCAACGAGAACGAGTCGCGGCTCCGCGCCGACCTCACGCGCGCGCTCGATTCGATCGTCCCGCGCGGCGACGGCTACGAGCACGACGCCATCGACGACAACGCCGACGCGCACCTGCGGGCGATGCTGTTGGGCGAGAGCGTCTCGATCCCGGTCGCCGATGGCTCCCTGGACCTCGGGACGTGGCAGTCCGTGCTGTTCGTCGAGAGCGACGGGCCGCGGACGCGCTCCGTCGAGGTCGTCACGACGCGGTCGTAG
- a CDS encoding aldo/keto reductase, translating into MTLHLPRLGLGTSDLGITLGDGDDDPEECVTAVETALDLGYRHVDTAQMYGNEHLVGKAIERSDVGRDEVVLATKVHPQNLAYDDVIETTKESLDRLRTDYVDLLYVHWPIDAYDPDETLPAFDRLREEGYIDHVGVSNFTVETLEVARGVLDAPIAANQIQLHPMLPPTEGERAELLPYAAEHDIEVVAWSPLARGEALSLAPVRAVAEKHGVSPARVILAWLSDFDVSVVAKASTRDHLEDNLEAPSLSLDDEDVERIESIEERKRLFDREDAPWNQ; encoded by the coding sequence ATGACGCTTCACCTGCCGCGGCTCGGGCTCGGGACCTCGGATCTCGGGATCACACTCGGCGACGGTGACGACGACCCGGAGGAGTGTGTCACCGCGGTCGAGACGGCGCTCGATCTGGGCTACCGCCACGTCGACACGGCCCAGATGTACGGGAACGAACACCTGGTCGGAAAGGCCATCGAGCGGTCGGACGTCGGCCGCGACGAGGTCGTTCTCGCCACGAAAGTCCACCCGCAGAACCTCGCGTACGACGACGTCATCGAGACTACGAAGGAGAGCCTCGACAGACTGCGGACCGACTACGTGGACCTCCTCTACGTCCACTGGCCGATCGACGCGTACGATCCCGACGAGACGCTCCCCGCTTTCGATCGACTCCGCGAGGAGGGCTACATCGACCACGTCGGCGTGAGCAACTTCACCGTCGAGACGCTGGAGGTCGCCCGCGGGGTCCTGGACGCGCCGATCGCGGCGAACCAGATCCAGCTCCATCCGATGCTGCCGCCGACCGAGGGCGAGCGGGCCGAACTGCTCCCCTACGCCGCCGAACACGACATCGAGGTCGTGGCGTGGTCGCCGCTCGCACGGGGCGAGGCGCTCTCGCTGGCGCCGGTGCGGGCGGTCGCAGAGAAACACGGGGTGAGCCCGGCGCGCGTGATCCTGGCTTGGCTCTCGGATTTCGACGTGAGCGTGGTCGCGAAGGCCTCGACGCGCGACCACCTGGAGGACAACCTCGAAGCGCCGTCGCTGTCGCTCGACGACGAGGACGTCGAACGGATCGAGTCGATCGAGGAGCGAAAGCGGCTGTTCGACCGCGAGGACGCGCCCTGGAATCAATAG
- a CDS encoding cold-shock protein has translation MANGKVDFFNDAGGYGFISTDDSDDDVFFHMEDVGGEDLTEGTDIDFDIEQSPKGPRATNVVRN, from the coding sequence ATGGCAAACGGTAAGGTTGATTTCTTCAACGACGCAGGCGGTTACGGCTTCATCTCTACGGACGACTCCGACGACGACGTGTTCTTCCACATGGAAGACGTTGGCGGCGAGGATCTGACCGAAGGGACGGATATTGACTTCGACATCGAACAGTCCCCCAAGGGACCGCGCGCGACGAACGTCGTCCGCAACTAA
- a CDS encoding nitric-oxide reductase large subunit codes for MKLRRKTIAKAIVVVFVFNLVVMGAGAWFAYQEAPPIPEEVVGPDGEVVATDEQVREGKRVFQKNGLMNHGSILGNGAYYGTDYTADALDLKVQYMREYYAQERYGSAYGDLASSEQAAVADVVEQELDSGYDGGAIQYSAAELYAHRQVRQEYVQRYHDGSHDRGVPAGMIESSEEARQFADFAMWTAWFSHTERPGGSHTYTNDWPYQPGAGNDATGAAMTWSVIAMVLLVAGAGAGIWLYRAVELPEPKAEGISVPKPGEMSVFPSQRSALRFIPIAAGLFLAQVLLGGLLAHFYIERAGFFGIERVFGVHILQLLPFAIAKTWHIDLGILWIATTWLGAGLFLPPLLTGHEPTRQSTYVNGLLGALVVVVVGGLGGIWLGANGYFDGQLWWLLGNEGLEYLEVGKVWQFGILAGFGIWAVLAIRGLKPLLDREPPYGLAHMILYAGGSIALLFTAGFLFTPSTNIAVTEFWRWWVVHMWVEGAFEFFIVAIVGLTLVSMNLLSRRSAEKAVMLQALLVMGTGVIGVSHHYWWIGMPDMWVPIGSVFSTLELIPLVFILYEALGQYRAMSAGEFPYRIPFMFIVASGVWNFVGAGVLGFFINLPLINYYEHGTYLTVGHGHAAMFGAFGFLALGMVAYMLQIAIKPARWDGSWLRAAFWCWNVGLALMVFVSVLPVGFLQLETAFTGTYAAARSLAFYEQPIIQTLFWARLPGDTLIIVGTVIYAADILRKRFVLRHSEEDPDVEDMAVAEGVLGDD; via the coding sequence ATGAAGCTGAGACGAAAGACGATAGCGAAGGCGATCGTCGTCGTGTTCGTGTTCAACCTCGTCGTGATGGGCGCGGGCGCCTGGTTCGCCTATCAGGAGGCGCCGCCCATCCCCGAGGAGGTCGTCGGACCCGACGGCGAGGTCGTCGCCACCGACGAACAGGTCCGCGAAGGCAAGCGCGTGTTCCAGAAGAACGGCCTGATGAACCACGGCTCGATCCTGGGCAACGGCGCGTACTACGGCACCGACTACACCGCCGACGCCCTGGACCTGAAGGTCCAGTACATGCGGGAGTACTACGCCCAGGAGCGCTACGGGAGCGCCTACGGCGACCTCGCGTCGTCCGAGCAGGCTGCCGTCGCCGACGTCGTCGAACAGGAGCTCGATTCGGGCTACGACGGGGGCGCGATCCAGTACTCCGCCGCCGAGCTGTACGCCCACCGGCAGGTCCGCCAGGAGTACGTCCAGCGCTACCACGACGGCTCACACGACCGCGGCGTCCCCGCGGGGATGATCGAGTCCTCCGAGGAGGCGCGGCAGTTCGCGGACTTCGCGATGTGGACCGCGTGGTTCTCCCACACCGAGCGCCCGGGCGGCAGCCACACCTACACCAACGACTGGCCGTACCAGCCCGGCGCGGGTAACGACGCCACCGGCGCCGCGATGACCTGGAGCGTCATCGCGATGGTCTTACTCGTCGCGGGCGCGGGCGCCGGCATCTGGCTCTACCGCGCGGTCGAACTCCCGGAGCCGAAGGCCGAGGGCATCTCGGTGCCGAAGCCCGGCGAGATGAGCGTCTTCCCGAGCCAGCGCTCCGCCCTGCGGTTCATTCCAATCGCCGCCGGGCTGTTCCTCGCGCAGGTCCTCTTGGGCGGCCTGCTGGCGCACTTCTACATCGAGCGCGCCGGCTTCTTCGGCATCGAACGCGTCTTCGGCGTCCACATCCTCCAGCTGCTCCCCTTCGCCATCGCGAAGACCTGGCACATCGATCTGGGGATCCTCTGGATCGCGACGACGTGGCTCGGCGCCGGGCTCTTCCTCCCGCCGCTCCTGACGGGCCACGAGCCGACGCGGCAGTCCACCTACGTGAACGGCCTCCTGGGCGCGCTGGTCGTGGTCGTGGTCGGCGGCCTCGGCGGCATCTGGCTCGGCGCCAACGGCTACTTCGACGGCCAGCTGTGGTGGCTCCTCGGCAACGAGGGCCTCGAATACCTCGAAGTCGGAAAGGTCTGGCAGTTCGGCATCCTCGCCGGCTTCGGCATCTGGGCGGTGCTGGCGATCCGCGGGCTGAAGCCGCTCTTGGACCGCGAGCCGCCGTACGGCCTCGCGCATATGATCCTCTACGCCGGCGGCTCGATCGCCCTGCTGTTCACCGCGGGCTTCCTCTTTACCCCCTCGACGAACATCGCTGTCACGGAGTTCTGGCGGTGGTGGGTCGTCCATATGTGGGTCGAGGGCGCCTTCGAGTTCTTCATCGTCGCCATCGTCGGCCTGACGCTGGTGTCGATGAACCTCCTCTCGCGCCGCAGCGCCGAGAAGGCCGTGATGCTCCAGGCGCTCCTCGTGATGGGCACCGGCGTCATCGGGGTCTCCCACCACTACTGGTGGATCGGGATGCCCGATATGTGGGTCCCGATCGGGAGCGTCTTCTCCACGCTGGAGCTGATCCCGCTCGTGTTCATCCTCTATGAGGCGCTCGGCCAGTACCGCGCGATGTCGGCGGGCGAGTTCCCCTACCGCATCCCCTTTATGTTCATCGTCGCCAGCGGCGTCTGGAACTTCGTCGGCGCCGGCGTGCTCGGGTTCTTCATCAACCTCCCGCTGATCAACTACTACGAGCACGGCACCTACCTCACGGTCGGCCACGGCCACGCGGCGATGTTCGGCGCGTTCGGCTTCCTCGCGCTGGGGATGGTCGCGTATATGCTCCAGATCGCCATCAAGCCGGCACGCTGGGACGGCTCCTGGCTCCGGGCGGCGTTCTGGTGCTGGAACGTCGGCCTCGCGCTGATGGTGTTCGTCTCGGTGCTCCCGGTGGGCTTCCTCCAGCTGGAGACGGCCTTCACCGGGACGTACGCGGCCGCGCGTAGCCTCGCGTTCTACGAGCAGCCGATCATCCAGACGCTGTTCTGGGCGCGGCTGCCGGGAGACACCCTCATCATCGTCGGGACGGTCATCTACGCCGCCGACATCCTCAGAAAGCGGTTCGTCCTCCGGCACTCCGAGGAAGACCCCGACGTCGAGGATATGGCCGTCGCCGAGGGGGTCCTGGGCGACGACTGA